In Janthinobacterium sp. B9-8, the genomic stretch CAAATGCCGCAAACGCCTTACGAGACACGCCCCATGAAATATCACCTTCTGCCCAAAACCGATTTAAATATCTCTACCCTCTGCCTTGGCACCATGACCTTTGGCGAGCAAAACAGCGAAGCCGATGCGCACGAGCAGCTTGATTATGCGCTTGCAGCGGGGATCAACTTTATTGATACCGCCGAAATGTATCCCGTTCCCGGCAAGGCCGAGACCCAAGGCTTAACCGAAAGCTATGTAGGCAGCTGGCTGGCCAAACAAAGCCGCGACAAGATTATTCTGGCGAGCAAGATTTCCGGCCCTAATCGCGGTATGGATTGGATACGTGGCGGGCCGCAATTAAATCGTGAGCAAATCCATGCGGCTTGTGATGCCAGCTTAAAGCGCCTGCAAACCGACTATATCGATCTTTACCAATTACACTGGCCTGCCCGCCATGTGCCGATGTTTGGGCAAAGCTATTACGATCCTAGCCAAGAGCCTGCCCATACCCCGGATTTTGCCGAACAGCTTTCTGCACTTAATGAGCTCGTTCAGGCCGGTAAAGTGCGCCATATCGGGCTATCGAATGAAACCCCCTGGGGCGTGATGGAAGCCAGCCGCGTAGCGCAAGCACAATCTCTGCCACGCATTGCTACCATTCAAAATGTATTTAATTTAATTAACCGTCAGTTTGAGAATGGCTTGGTTGAAACCTGCCATCGTCAGGATGTGGGTCTCTTAGCGTATAGCCCGCTGGCTTTTGGATTGCTGTCTGGTAAGTATTTGGATAACCCGCAAGCGGCGGGGCGAATGACTCGCTTTAGCAATTTTGGCGCACGTTATTTAAAACCAGCAGTGCCGGGTGCAATTGAAGCCTATGTAAAACTCGCCCGGGAACACGGCTTATCCCCTGCGCAAATGGCGCTGGCATGGGTGAGCAGCCGCTGGTATGTAGCAAGCAATATTATTGGTGCCACCACCATGGCTCAACTTAAAGAAAATATCGGCAGCCTAGATGTAATCATCACGCCAGAATTAGACGCCGCAATTGAAGCGATTCATAAGCAAAGCCCTAATCCTGCGAATTAAATGATTAGCGGCTCAATAGATTCAAACATTTAGTTTATTGAGCCATTACCCAAAAAACTGATTATTCTTTAATGCATTGTCAGTGTTTAGTCAAAAAATGGCCTTATCGCAAATTTTATTTTGCAATAGGGCCATTTCTATTTAAAAACCACAATAAACCTGGCTACAAAAAAAATCTCTTTAAACATTAACAATTGATTTTAAGCAAAGTCATTCTATAAAGATGACAGATGTTTTGCTCTCAACCTGCTAGTGCTTGCCAGGGGATCACCTTATGTTTGGCTTTACTCAAAAAACAGAAACAAAAAACACTGCAGATGCTCAGCTCGATACGATGAAAGTAGTGCTGGATCATGTTGATAATATGATTCTGCTCTGCGACACCAGCCATGAAAACAATGTGTTTTATGTAAACCAAACGGCTAAAAGCGTTTTTGAGCAATATCGCCAAGAGATGACCCAAGTTTTGCGCGGAGCAGATCCCACCCAGGCACAGGGAGGCTCTATTCATCGCTTTCATCAAGATCCGGAACGAGTGCGCCGCATTTTGCAGAAACTAGGTAGCGGCGCTAGAAATGCCACCCATGTTGCCGACATCCCTCTAGGCAGTATCACCTTACGTACCAAGGCTTATCCTATTTGGGATGCCACAGACACCAGTAAAGTTAAATGCTACCTAGCCTGTTGGGAAGATATCACCAGCAAAATAAAACATGAAGAATTACAAACAGACGTGGCGAATAAGGCCAGCGCGCTACACGAACAAGTCTCGTACATTGCCTCTACCATGGAAGAAGTCAGTACCAGTATTGATGAAGTTGCACATACCACCGCCGAAGCCAGCAACCGGGGTAACAGCGCTTTTGAAAGCGCCAATGAAGGACAAGTGGTAGTTGAAGGTGCTGTGCGCGGCATGCGCGATGTAGCCACATTGGTTCGCACCACGGCAGGCGTGATCGGCCAGCTCAACACCCAATCCGATAAAATTGGTGTGATTGTGGGGGTGATTAAAGATATTGCCGACCAAACCAATTTACTAGCGCTTAACGCGGCCATTGAAGCAGCGCGCGCAGGCGACACGGGCCGGGGTTTTGCGGTGGTGGCGGATGAAGTGCGTAAATTATCCGAGCGTACAGCCAAAGCCACGGCAGAAATTGGCGAGCTGATTTCTTCTATTCAAATTGAAATCGAGCGTGCAGTAGGCACGATGACTTCAGGCGAAAAAGACGTCAGCGCTGGCGAAGAAAAAGCCGTGAGTGCAGAAAAAGCACTCGCCCGGATTGTGCAGGATGTAGGCGCAATGCGTAATTTAATCAGTGAAATTTCTAATGCATCCGAGCAGCAGGCAAGCTCGGTAAGAGATGTGGCGCAGCGCCTGGAAGTCATTACTTCAAAGCAATAAAAACGCCGTAAAAAATCCCCCGCTGACGCAAGCCAGCGGGGGATTTTTTTAAATTAAATCACTAAAACTTTTTGGTGATTACAGATCTTTAGCGTTTTTAGCTAGGTAATCAGCAACGCCGGCAGCATCTGCCTTCATCCCTGCTTTGCCTTTGTTCCAGCCTGCTGGGCAAACTTCACCGTGCTCTTCAGTGAATTGCAGCGCGTCTACTACACGCAGCATTTCGCTGATATCGCGGCCTAGTGGCAAGTTGTTTACTACTTGGTGCTGTACAACACCCGATTTGTCGATCAGGAAAGAGCCGCGCAATGCAACGCCAGCTTCTACCAATTCAACATCATAGGCTTGGCAAATTAAGTGCTTAATATCGGCAACTAAAGTGTAACCAACTTGGCCAATACCACCTTTTTCTACCGGAGTGTTGCGCCATGCAGCATGAGTAAACTGGCTGTCGATTGACACACCGATTACTTCTACATTGCGGGCTTTGAATTCTTCCAGACGGTGATCAAAAGCGATCAGCTCGGATGGGCAAACAAAAGTGAAATCCAAAGGATAGAAGAACACCACGGCGTATTTACCGGCGGTGGCTGCCTTAAAGTTGTAGCTTTCTACGATCTCGCCATTACCTAAAACGGCTGCTGCTGTGAAATCTGGTGCGCTTTTACCAACGAGTACGGCCATGCGGATGCTCCTTTATGTGCAACTAAAAATTAAACCCAGCATATCATGGGCAAATTGTCTGACTCTGTCCAATCAACAAAGTTCATCCTAATGATAGCTTCTATCAATGAAGGATTGATGATGGCTGTCGCTATTATTTTAACAGGCTGTCAAAAACAAAAGATAACGCTTTCACCCCATTCCGGGCTTGCCCTTGCAGCAAGCCCTGTGAAACACGCCGTTTAAATTTTAAACCGGTCTACGGCTTTTTGTAAATCTAATGAAAGCTCACCCAAGCTTTTAGTGGCATCACGCACCTGCTGCAAAGCCGCATCGTTGTCGTGCACCATGGTATTAATTTTATCTACATGCTGTGAAATATCTTCGGTGGCCTGCGATTGCTGCGCCGTGGTTTTGGCAATGTAATGCACGCTATCTGACATTTGATGCGTGCCGGTGGTGATTTCAGCAATTTGATCGGCGGCTGCTCTGGATAGCTGCACGCCTTCTTCTACCTGCTGCAATGCCAGCTCCATGCCTTGAGCCGCTTGCTGGGTTTCATCCTGAATCAGCGCAATCATTTTGCCAATATCCAAAGTAGCACTGCTGGTGTTCTCAGCGAGTTTTCTGACTTCATCGGCTACCACGGCAAAACCCCGTCCCTGCTCACCCGCCCTAGCTGCTTCAATGGCGGCATTTAAAGCCAGTAAATTAGTTTGCTCGGCCACGCCACGAATCACATTCACCACATTAGAAATCTCGGTAGAGCGCGCCCTTAAACCATTCATCAAGACCGATTGGGTTTTGATGACTTCTTCAATTTTAGCGATTTCACCCGATGTAGCCCGCACGCCCAGCTCGGCTTGCCTGGCATTTTTTTCTGCCACATGGCTCATATTTTCCGCAGCAAGGGCATTCTCGGCAATCGAGTTAATGCCATGCGATACATTTTCAATAGCACCCGCGGTTTGCTCGGCGGCCTGAGCCTGCTGGGCAGAGCCTTTCGCCACGGTATTGGCATGCCCTGCCAACTGGGTAATTTGTAAATTAAGCTCTTTTACCTGTAATTTTACCTTAGCGATCATTTCGGCCAGCGAGGCAACAAATAAATTAAAGGCTAAGGAAGTGCGGCCAATTTCATCGCTGCTGCTTACTTCCAGCCTATGACTTAAATCTGCATCGCCTGCCGATAATTGGGTCATGGCTGCATTTAATTGCATAATGGGTTTAGTTAATAAACTCAGCGTGGCCGATAAAATAATGGAGAGCAGTAATAAGCCCAGCCCGCCAATCAAAAAAGAAAGGTGCAGCAAGCGATTAGATCTCGCATAAAGCTCGGCTTGGGGCACATTAATCACCAAGCTCCAGACCGTGCCGCTTTTTCCCATATTAATCGGCATAAAAAACCGGGTAAATCCGCCGCTCTCTATATGTAAAGCTTTACCCGTTTTAATATCGGCCAATACCGCAGCAGGTACTTCTGCTTCATCAACTGGCTTGGCTAAGCGTGCCGAATCTGGATGGCTGCCATAAATGCCGCCCGCACTGATTAAACTAATAAAACCACTATCAAAAACTTTGGCCTGACTTAGCGTTTTTTGCAGCCCCCCCATTGGAATATCACTTCCTGCCACTCCAATAAATTTCCCTTGATACTGCAAAGGCACAGCAAACGACATCATTAATACCTTGGTATCACTATCTACATAGGGCTCGACCACCGATTGCTTGCCCGTGCTTTTAGGCGCGGTGTAATACGCTCCGCCGTAATATGTTTCTTCCCATTTACGAACGACAGCTTCATCCATACCTTTATCGCCATCGTGCACATATTCAATCAGCTCAATTTTATCGCCCTTGCGCAACACCCAAGGCGCATAAGCACCTGATGGGTAACCCGTTTTATCTTTGGTAAATTCGGCATCCTTGCCATCAAACTGACCGTGCTCATAAATCAGCCACAAATCGTAAAGTTCTGCGTTATCTTTCAGAATTTGCTGCAAAAGATGATTAGTTTGGCTGCGTTGCACTAGCCCGTTTTGCTTGGCGCTATCTAAGCTGCTCGCCAATGTTTGCAGAGGGCTTAGTGATTTTTCCAGCTCATTTTGCACAAATTGCGCATAGTGCTTGGCCATATTTTCTGCGCTGCCAAAAGCCTCAGCGCTCATTTCTTTACGCGTATTCCAAGCTAAAACAGACAGCATCAAGCCTAAAATAAGAAATAAAGAGCCCAATACAGTCATCATTATTTTGGCACGAAAACCAAGCTGTTTCATGAACATGACCCTTTAAAAAGGCAGGATTGCCCTGTAAGAGTAGTAGCAATCATGCCAATCTGTATAAGTATTTCTGCATTAAGATTTTCAAAAAAACTGACAAAAAAAGAAGAATCAATTAAAAACAAGCACGTTTTATATTTTAATTACTTACAAGATCAATAAATACACAGCATAAAACCCGCTAATCATGTCCCTAATACCTTTTTGCAAAGATATCAGCACAGATTATTTATCCGGGTGTTAGCATCAAAGCTCCTTTCATTTTTTGTACTCTGCCCCGCCAAATCCTAATCATTCTTGCAAAGCCCTTCTGAGGAAGCGTTGCGTCGGTTCGAAAAGCATCCAACGCTGCACCTACACAAGGCTTTCATGCCCTATAGCACGCCCCTTGGCTACCAAGTTAAAACTCAAGATATCGCCGTTGCTGGCGGTCTAGATTTGAATATCCGCTCGCTGCTCGATATTCAGCAATATTTTGACCCTCTGGGCGAAGCAGAAAACGCGGGAATTTCGCCTGCTTGCTGGCCGCTATTTGGGCAAATCTGGCCATCGGCACAAAAGCTAGCTGATTTAATGCAAGTTTATGTTTTAGGTGAACGACGGATTTTAGAAATTGGCTGCGGCTTGGCGCTGGCAAGCATGGTGGTGCATCGCAGAAATGGCGATATCACTGCCAGCGATTGCCACCCGCTTACCGAGACTTTTCTTAAAGCAAACTTGCAGCTCAATACCCTGCCCGCGCTGAAATACAGCACCGGCAACTGGGATCGCATCAATTCTGAGCTAGGCCAATTCGACGTTATCATCGGCAGCGATGTGCTGTACGAGCGCAACCAGCCCGCTGCGCTCTCTGCCTTTATTGATCGCCATGCCGCCCCCCATGCCGAAGTGCTGATTATCGATCCCAACCGAGGCAATCGCAGCGCTTTTAACCGGCAAATGGCGGCAAATGGCTTTAGCCTGAGCGAAACATTGATTAACACGCCCCTACATAATGGCAATGCCTATAAGGGGCGTTTACTAAGCTATCTGCGAAGTTAAGCCAAAATCTGGCGTAAATGCGCTTGCCAGTTCACGCTCTGCCAATCTGGCCCCATTAAAAAGGACTGATAGCTATCGCCGCGGAAACGGCGATCCGTTTCCAGCAGCACATGCACACCTTCCGGGCGAGCAATGCAGCTGATTTCTACTTCCTGCACCGAGCTAAATTTCTGCATAGGGCGGAACTCAAACTCCTGATAGCAGCCCAGCGAGCTATGAATATGATTCATCTGAATCGTGCCCGCTTCCACATCCGAACTAACATGGGCAAAGCCTAAAGCGGCCATTGCGGCAATCAGGCCTTGCATTTGTGGCAACGGATGAACATCTAGAAAATCTCTATCTTTGGCATCTACAGCGCTGCTAATTGCTAAATCAGTATGAATCCACACGGCAGCGCGCACATTGGGTGCGTATTGGCTGCCGGGGCTGGCTAATGCCTGTGCATTATTGACGGGTGTTTCCAAGGGAAGCGTCAGCATAAATGGCAGGCGAATCTCTTGCCCTGCAGCAATTTTTAAAGCTCCCGAGGCACGGATGCTGCCTAGCGGCTTGGCCACGCGAGCTTCGTGATCGCCCGATTCTTGCTCTACCTCGGCCATCAAAATTAAATCAACGTATTCGATATCCTGCTCAACCTTACCGCCCTTAATTTGCACATGACCGGACAACACATCGCCGGGGCGCAAACTGGGGTTATTTAATACGGTATCCACACTTGCCCCACCGACGCCCACTGTTGCTAATAATTTTTTAAACATTTTCTCTCTCAACTATCAAATCACAGCAGCTTGAGTACACAGACGCACGCCGCTTAAACGGGGCCAAACTTTACATCATGCTAAGAAAATGCGCATTTGGGATGGCCGCTATTTTTGCCCAAGCTTTAAATAGATCATTGCGGCAAGCAAGGCATCGTTCAGCGGATCATGGCGGGGCAAATCGGGTAGGTTTAATGTTTGCAAAATATGGCTGAGGCTTAGATCTACATCGGGGCGATGTGCCGTTACCATATGGTCATAAAACAAGCCGGACACTTCGATGCTGGCATTGGGCAAAGCCACGCCCAGCATGGGTTTAAGCAGGCGACCCAGCACCGCCAAGTCGAATTCCAGATAATAGCCAATCAAAGGCCGCGGCCCGATAAAGTTCAGCAAAGCGGCCAAAGCATCCTCTATCGCCATGCCCTCTTGTACATCCTGGTGGCGCAAACCATGCACGGCAATACTGGCCGGATCGATCTGGCCTGCGGGTTTAACCAGCAGTTTAAGATGCTCAGAAAGGAAAATCCGCGAGCCTTTAATCCTGATCGCGGCGATGCTTAGAATCTCTGCCTGCCTTGGATCGAGGCAGCTCATTTCGCAATCTAGGCTGATGTATTCATCAAGGGGAGGCACATCCCATAAATAGGCAAACTCTTGATTCGCCAGCGCCAGACTGCGCGATCTGCGCCAGCGCTGCCAATAGCCCCAGCTCATAGCATCCCCAGCTTGAAATGGTGGCTAATCAGCTGGCGAAATTGCTTCACCACCGACAGCGTGTCTTTTAATAGCTCACGCTCTAGCGTGGTTAAAGTAGCTGGATCAATCAGATGATCAACCGGCTTATCCATCGCCTGATTCAGCAGCCCCGCTTTAAGCTGCAAGCCCTGTAAAAACGCCAGAGATTCGGCCAGATCGCGGCCAAAACTCTCGCTTAAATGGCCGATATCACTTAAGCGCTGAATACGCTGATAACTATTACACTCGTCCACCCCATATTGCAGCGCAAGGCTGCGCAAGCCGTGTACCACGGGGAAAATGCCGCCTTTTTTAATATCGAGCGCGTGTTTATCCGGCCCAGCGGTGGTAATCAAGCGAGAAAACAGATTAATTGGCGGGGAGAATTGCTCCACCGGAAAAGCAAACCGCGATAAAAATGCCGCGTTATCGCCTAAATCCTGCTGCAAATACTGGCGCAGGCCCTCAAACAAAGCCAGCTGCCCGCAGACTGGCCGTGCATCCAGCCAGATCGCCATATGCATCACATTTTCACTGCTGGCGCTGCTGGTCCAGTGATTAATTAGCCGCTTATACCCCGCCACGCTTTGCCGCCACTGAGGGTTAGAAACCATCACTAAGCCAGGGCAAGGTGGGTAGCCAAAGGCAATCAACTGCTGATTAAATTGCTCACAAACACGCTCTAAATCTGGGTGCTGATAGCCGTCTTCAATAATCAGCGCATTATCCTGATCGGTATTTAATATCTGCTCGCCACGCCCTTCCGAGCCCAAGACCAGCAGGCACACATGCAGCAGCATCTCTGGCGGGGCTAGTAGGGTAAACAGTCGGCTGAATAAACGCTGGCGAATTTCCCCCACCAGCTCGGCCAGCAGGGTGATTTTCATGCCATTACCGTGCAGCGTGCGTATCAATTGCTGCGTGCTTTTAACCGCCGCCAAGAGCGCGTCGGGGTGAGAGGCACGGCCAATTTGCGCGGTAATGCCGCGTGGATTATGCGAGTTATTAAAAAAAGCCGACATCAGCTCGATCTGCTCCAGCACGCCACAAACTTCGTCGCCCTCCAGCACCACCAGCCTTTGCACCGAGTGGCGCATCATCAAGAGCATGGCGTGATGCAAATCGTCCTCGGCCTGCACACAAATCAGCGGGCGCTTAAGGTGGCGATAAATGGCTTCATGATTAGCATCCAGCCCATCCACCACCACATTGCGTAGGTCGCTCTGGGTAAAAATCCCCACGCCCGAAGCTTCCTTCACCAACACCGCCCGGCTATGCGCGCGCTTCATCAGTCGCGCCGCATCCATCACCGTAGCACTTTCTGCCAGCCAGCAAGGCGTATGCAAGACCGCATCAGCTACCCTTGGCTGCAACTCTTGCACGGGGTGGCTTAGCGCCGCCAGTTTACGTGCCACATCGGCATAAAAAAACGCCGCAAACTGGCTATTAGCATCGCTGATTTTCATCGCCACATCACGCCTGATATGCCAAAGCAGTGTGTCTTCATGCGCATGCAAAGTGCAGCAAGCCTTGCCACTAAGCAGCGATTTGCTATCGAGCACATCAAAACAACCATAAAAGTGAGCCTCGCCGCCCTCTCTAACCAGCCCCTTCATCACCACCAGCAAGGCATCGACTCCCTCACCCTGCTGCTGAATCACCGATCCAGCCGCGTAATAAGCCACATCCAGCGCTGCGGCGATGCGATCCTGCTCGGCAGGATTCAAGCAATTAAACGGTGCACGATTAAAATCAAAGGATGTAGTCATAAGGCCCCCTATGGCTAATTTTAGATTTAATGGCGGGGAAAGGCGGGGGGATCTGGCTGTTTATTGATGAGGATCTGAGGTTGCGCAAGGAAAACCCACACATTGAAACACGGAGATCACAGAGGACATGGAGTTTCAAGGAAAAAAACAGAGCAGAGTTAAGTGCGTAGAAAATAAATGCTTCGCAGCGTTGTATCTAGGCCTTAGCTGATGACGATCGCCAGATGCCGTCGTCAAGACGAAAAAAAACCCTTGATCAACAAGGGCTATTTTCTTATGCAGCTTACTTACTATCTAATACTAGACTCAGCCAGCGCAGCTGCACTTGGCGGAGAGCAAGGGATTCGAACCCTCGATACAGGTTTTGCCCGTATGCTCCCTTAGCAGGGGAGTGCCTTCGACCACTCGGCCAACTCTCCATCAAGACTGCGAATCATACTCAGCTACTTACGCCTAAGTCAATAAAAACTTTCAACCATGCTTGAATATATTCACTCTGCATAATAAAACATCCAAGCGTTAGAGATAGCTTGGGGTAAGCCGCTCAAAAAATGGCCTATAAAAACAAGCATCAGAAGGGACTTAGAAAGTTAAGATGAACCCAGCCCCAAACCAGCCAATGCCGCACTGCATATCACTGGCCAGCTCCCGCCCCACTCACGCACATAAGCCGGTATCACTGAATACTTTCCTTCGGGCTCAGGTGTAGTTTGAACTTGCTCTAAAGGTAAAACGCCTGCCCATACGCCAATTTGCATATCTTTTTCATCATCCATTGGCCCGCCAGATCTCACTTTTGCTGCAGCTTCTGATAATGAAACGCGCAGCACAATAGTTGCGCCTATTTCTTTTGAATTACCGGGCCGCACTTCATCTTTGCGGCCACTGGCGATCTTATCCATCAGAGCGTCTAATGCGGCCGATTTATCGACCTCAGCGATTACCTGCTCAAACTGGCCATAGATCACGGCAGATCGATAATTCATCGAATGATTAAATGCCGAACGCGCCAGCACCAAACCATCGAGATGAGTAATTGCGACCGAGGCTTCTACCCCCTTCGCCAATAGCTTCATCAGCCGCCCCCCATTAGAGCCATGAATATACAAATGCTCGCCGCTACGCCAGCAGGCCGTTGGGATGCAGTGTGTGCTCGTGCCATCATAAAAAGCGATATGACATAAATAGGCCGCATCAATAATCTGATACAGCGTTTCTTGATCATATTGAGCCCGCTCTGGAGCCCGACGGATACGAGTGCGGCGACTTGGATAGCTAGACATGATGTACTCTGCGTTGTGTTGATATACATGCACACAGACTATCCCAACAACTGGCTCCAAGATAAGATCCAATACTGGCAAAAAAATTGGAACCAGTAATGGATTACTCACTCCTGCTTAAATCCGATCAAACTACAGGCCGCTCGCGCCAGCATGGCCTGTATGAGGCACTCAGAGCGGCTATTTTGGCAGGAACGCTCTCCCCGGCCACACGCTTACCCTCATCAAGGCTGCTTGCCCAAGAATTAGGCATGGCGCGTAATTCGGTGATTTACGCTTACGAGCAACTAGCCGCAGAAGGCTTTTTGCTTGCGGATCGAAGCGGCACCAGAGTTGCCTCTTTAAAGCTGGGCAGCAGCCAAACCCCCACTGCAAACCCATCGATAAACTGCCTATCCCAGCGCTGCCAGCCATTTTCTGCACGCTTTGCCGATGAAACGCTGCAAGCGTTTACCCCCGGCGTGCCAGCGCTGGCTGATTTTCCCATTGCCCGCTGGCAACGCGTCTTGGCCCGAAGCTGGCAAAAAAGCACGCCAGAAAAACTCGCCTATGGCAATACGGCCGGAGAAGATGTTTTGCGAGAAGCCATTGCGGCACATCTGCGTGCAGGCCGTGGCGTAGTCTGCGATGCGAGCCAGGTTTTCATTAGCGATGGCACCCAAAACAGCCTCGATTTATGCGCCAAGCTGTTTGCCGATGTGGGCGATACGGCGTGGGTAGAAAGCCCCGGCTATACCGGTGCAGCCAATGCTTTTACAGCGGCCGAGCTTAATATTATTGGCATCGCACTTGATCAGGATGGCATCCTGCCACAGGAAAAAGATTGGCAAGCAGCCCCTCCCAAGCTGATTTACCTGACCCCATCACACCAGTACCCACTTGGCAGTGTGCTCAGCCTTGAGCGGCGTTTAATGCTACTGCAGCAGGCCCAAAAATACGGCAGCCTGATTATCGAAGACGATTACGACAGCGAATTTCGCCGCGACGGCCAGCCTCTGCCCGCAATGCAAGGGCTGATGCCCCATGCCCCTGTTGTCTATTTGGGCACCTTTAGCAAAAGCATGTTTCCCGCCTTACGCACGGGCTTTATGGTGGTTCCCGCCCATTTAGCAACAATGGTCGAAAACATGCTCAGCCAATGCCAGCCGCGAGGCCGCCAAATAGAGCAATTAGCACTGGCCGAATTTATTAACAGCGGCGGCTTTAGCAGCCATTTACGAGCGATGCGCAAACTCTATGCAGCTCGGCGAGACGCCATGAGCGAGGCATTAAACAAGCACTTAGGCGGCTTGATTACGATCTACGGAGGCTCTTCCGGAATGCATTTATCCATCGCGCT encodes the following:
- the pdxR gene encoding MocR-like pyridoxine biosynthesis transcription factor PdxR, translating into MDYSLLLKSDQTTGRSRQHGLYEALRAAILAGTLSPATRLPSSRLLAQELGMARNSVIYAYEQLAAEGFLLADRSGTRVASLKLGSSQTPTANPSINCLSQRCQPFSARFADETLQAFTPGVPALADFPIARWQRVLARSWQKSTPEKLAYGNTAGEDVLREAIAAHLRAGRGVVCDASQVFISDGTQNSLDLCAKLFADVGDTAWVESPGYTGAANAFTAAELNIIGIALDQDGILPQEKDWQAAPPKLIYLTPSHQYPLGSVLSLERRLMLLQQAQKYGSLIIEDDYDSEFRRDGQPLPAMQGLMPHAPVVYLGTFSKSMFPALRTGFMVVPAHLATMVENMLSQCQPRGRQIEQLALAEFINSGGFSSHLRAMRKLYAARRDAMSEALNKHLGGLITIYGGSSGMHLSIALDHAFSDQAISEAALKQGLVARALSSYTIGNQSPVNGFILGYAQVPCERMDEKIKQLADIICSAK